One genomic window of Wolbachia endosymbiont (group B) of Eucosma cana includes the following:
- the rplX gene encoding 50S ribosomal protein L24, giving the protein MSAKIKSGDDIIVLTGKDKRKIGKVIKVIIRDAKKKVVVSGVNVCKRHTKPRAGSGGGILNKELAIDVSNVAILDPKCKTPTKVGFKIIDGRKVRFAKVSGEVID; this is encoded by the coding sequence ATGAGTGCTAAAATAAAAAGTGGTGATGATATTATAGTTTTAACTGGTAAAGATAAGAGAAAAATTGGTAAGGTAATCAAAGTTATAATACGTGATGCTAAAAAGAAAGTAGTTGTTTCTGGCGTAAATGTGTGTAAGAGACATACTAAACCAAGAGCTGGTAGTGGTGGTGGTATATTGAATAAAGAGTTAGCTATTGATGTATCCAATGTTGCAATATTGGATCCTAAGTGTAAAACTCCAACTAAAGTAGGATTTAAGATTATAGATGGTAGAAAAGTGCGTTTTGCAAAAGTTTCTGGAGAAGTGATAGATTAG
- the rplE gene encoding 50S ribosomal protein L5: MFKQLYKDNIVKSLKDKFNYSNVMQVPKLVKVCINMGVGDAATDNKAINEPFDNLHLIAGQKPVLTFAKKSISGFKIRKGATVGCKVTLRRNKMYEFLERLIYIALPREKDFRGFSVKQFDGHGNFSLGIKEHISFLEIDYDKISKIRGMDINIITSAVSDKEAKELLLALKFPFFDN, encoded by the coding sequence ATGTTTAAACAATTGTATAAAGATAATATAGTAAAATCCTTAAAGGATAAGTTTAATTACAGCAATGTAATGCAAGTGCCTAAACTTGTCAAGGTGTGTATCAATATGGGCGTTGGAGATGCTGCTACGGACAATAAAGCGATAAATGAGCCATTTGATAATCTACATTTGATTGCTGGGCAAAAGCCTGTGTTAACCTTTGCAAAAAAATCTATTTCTGGTTTCAAAATTAGAAAAGGTGCAACTGTAGGTTGTAAAGTGACTTTGCGTAGAAATAAAATGTATGAATTCTTAGAAAGATTAATATATATTGCTTTGCCAAGGGAAAAAGATTTTAGAGGGTTTAGTGTGAAGCAATTTGATGGTCATGGTAATTTTTCCCTTGGTATCAAGGAGCATATATCATTTTTAGAAATAGACTATGATAAAATAAGTAAAATTAGAGGTATGGATATTAATATTATAACAAGTGCAGTTAGTGATAAGGAAGCAAAGGAATTATTACTGGCTCTTAAATTCCCTTTTTTTGATAATTGA
- the rpsN gene encoding 30S ribosomal protein S14 produces MAKKSMIQKNLRRIKLCDQYRVRREELKSIMNNKDLSIAKRFAAQIKLIKDLPRDCAQSRIRNRCALTGRPRAVYRKFGLCRIVLRDLCSFGQVPGVTKSSW; encoded by the coding sequence ATGGCAAAAAAATCCATGATACAGAAGAATCTTCGTAGAATAAAGTTATGCGATCAGTATAGGGTGAGAAGAGAAGAATTGAAATCTATAATGAATAATAAGGATTTATCTATTGCAAAAAGGTTTGCAGCTCAAATTAAGCTGATTAAAGATTTGCCTAGAGATTGTGCTCAAAGCAGAATTAGGAATAGATGCGCTTTAACTGGTAGGCCGAGAGCAGTATATAGAAAATTTGGTTTATGTAGGATTGTTTTACGTGATTTGTGTTCTTTTGGACAAGTTCCAGGGGTTACAAAATCTAGTTGGTAA
- the rpsH gene encoding 30S ribosomal protein S8, which translates to MSLSDSIGDFLTRIRNAQLAMHRETRVLFSKVNSSILKILKEEGYILNYKKQESDSVPSLVVQLKYYDKSPVINDIARVSKPGCRYYSKCKDISKAYNGLGIFIISTPKGVMTDYNARRLKVGGEVLCRVF; encoded by the coding sequence GTGTCGTTATCTGATAGTATTGGTGATTTTTTAACAAGAATACGTAATGCTCAATTGGCAATGCATAGGGAAACAAGAGTCCTATTCTCTAAAGTGAATTCTTCTATATTGAAGATCTTAAAAGAGGAAGGGTATATTCTTAATTATAAAAAGCAAGAGAGTGATAGTGTCCCTTCGCTTGTTGTGCAGTTGAAGTATTATGATAAATCACCTGTGATTAATGATATAGCTAGGGTATCAAAGCCCGGTTGTCGTTATTATTCTAAGTGTAAGGACATTTCTAAAGCATATAATGGTCTTGGAATTTTTATTATATCTACGCCGAAAGGAGTGATGACCGATTATAATGCACGTAGATTAAAAGTTGGTGGAGAAGTTTTGTGTCGTGTATTTTAA
- the rplF gene encoding 50S ribosomal protein L6: protein MSRIGAAPINIPADLSVEYNDGRVLIRSVRAEKELNLCSGILCQIVDNQLLLSVDQGRDDYDKIKSIWGTYRSNINNMINGMVNDFSVDLEINGVGYKAECDDKYLTLYLGYSHNIKYKVPKDVEIKCIKPTHLVIRGMDKQKVYMVASDICKTRKYDPYKGKGIVIKGKFMLRKVVNKKK, encoded by the coding sequence ATGTCTCGTATAGGTGCCGCACCTATCAATATTCCTGCTGATCTTTCAGTTGAATATAATGATGGTAGGGTATTAATAAGAAGTGTTAGGGCAGAAAAAGAGCTGAACTTGTGTAGTGGCATTCTGTGTCAGATAGTTGATAATCAATTGTTACTTTCTGTTGATCAAGGCAGGGATGATTATGATAAAATAAAATCTATATGGGGCACTTATAGAAGTAATATTAATAACATGATTAACGGTATGGTTAATGATTTTTCTGTTGATCTTGAGATTAATGGTGTAGGGTATAAAGCAGAATGTGATGATAAGTATTTGACTTTATATCTTGGTTATAGTCATAATATTAAGTATAAAGTGCCTAAAGACGTTGAGATTAAGTGTATAAAGCCAACTCATTTAGTGATTCGCGGTATGGATAAGCAAAAAGTCTATATGGTGGCTTCTGATATATGCAAAACTAGAAAATATGATCCTTATAAAGGTAAGGGTATTGTAATAAAAGGCAAATTTATGCTGCGTAAGGTTGTAAATAAAAAGAAGTAA
- the rplR gene encoding 50S ribosomal protein L18, translating to MKRLYNFLSSYEKRKLRNRAKLDKSAGRLRISIFKSNKHFYVQLINDAKGTTLASASTLDDKIRNVCKGRVNAETIKQVSSLLIERLSSTKLQQRFVFDRGAYKYTGLISQFAEALRSSGFEF from the coding sequence ATGAAAAGATTGTATAATTTTTTAAGTAGCTATGAAAAAAGGAAACTTCGTAATAGAGCGAAGCTCGATAAGAGCGCTGGGCGTTTACGTATATCCATATTTAAGTCTAATAAACATTTTTACGTTCAGTTGATTAACGATGCAAAAGGAACAACCCTAGCTTCTGCTTCTACTTTAGATGATAAAATTAGGAATGTATGTAAAGGTAGGGTCAATGCTGAAACTATAAAACAGGTTTCTTCTTTATTGATTGAGCGTCTGTCTAGTACAAAATTGCAGCAGCGGTTCGTCTTTGATCGGGGGGCATATAAGTATACAGGATTGATTTCTCAATTTGCTGAAGCTTTAAGAAGCTCTGGATTTGAATTTTAG
- the rpsE gene encoding 30S ribosomal protein S5 encodes MAVKNLQNNNDLSELLVSVRRVTTVTKGGRRFSFSTLVVVGDGKGRVGCGIGKHAEVAEARVKAVNAAKKSMIRVYLREGRTLHHDIKAKFCSGEIVLRAARTGTGIIAGGAMRSVFEVLGIKDVVAKSTRSNDPHNIICAVFKAFDVMLSPRQVAGKRGKKISEIVGNR; translated from the coding sequence ATGGCTGTAAAGAATTTACAAAATAATAATGATTTATCAGAACTTTTGGTTTCAGTCCGAAGGGTAACAACGGTTACTAAAGGTGGTAGAAGATTTTCATTTTCAACTTTGGTTGTTGTTGGTGATGGTAAGGGTAGGGTAGGATGTGGAATAGGTAAACACGCAGAGGTTGCTGAAGCAAGAGTGAAAGCTGTAAATGCTGCAAAGAAGTCGATGATTAGGGTGTACTTACGTGAAGGTAGAACTTTACATCATGATATTAAAGCTAAATTTTGTTCTGGTGAGATAGTTTTAAGAGCTGCAAGAACTGGAACAGGTATTATTGCTGGTGGAGCAATGAGGTCGGTTTTTGAGGTATTAGGTATAAAGGATGTGGTAGCTAAGTCTACTAGATCAAATGATCCTCATAATATTATATGTGCAGTATTTAAGGCTTTTGATGTTATGTTATCTCCTCGCCAAGTGGCAGGTAAGAGGGGTAAAAAGATTAGTGAGATAGTTGGAAATAGGTAA
- the rplO gene encoding 50S ribosomal protein L15, translating to MNDAVKLNSVFTKLSKKKKPKLLGRGIGCGKGKTSGRGHKGQKARSGVSINGFEGGQQSIYTRLPKRGFKPIRKNLYSIFNVGDVQCLMEAKKIVKDSIIDKELLHKLGFIRSVKSKIKLLNKGKLSEKFVFHVDFASEAAKRSVASVGGSVEILS from the coding sequence ATGAATGATGCTGTAAAATTAAATTCTGTATTTACCAAATTATCTAAGAAAAAGAAGCCTAAATTATTAGGCAGAGGTATTGGTTGTGGTAAAGGTAAAACATCCGGTAGGGGGCATAAAGGGCAGAAAGCGAGAAGTGGCGTTTCTATAAATGGTTTTGAAGGTGGACAGCAGTCTATATATACTCGTTTACCTAAAAGAGGTTTTAAGCCTATACGCAAAAACTTATACTCTATATTTAATGTTGGTGATGTACAGTGCTTAATGGAAGCTAAAAAAATAGTCAAGGATTCTATAATAGATAAGGAGCTACTGCATAAATTAGGTTTTATCAGATCTGTAAAAAGTAAAATCAAACTTCTTAATAAGGGTAAATTAAGCGAGAAATTTGTGTTTCATGTTGATTTTGCATCAGAAGCTGCAAAAAGATCTGTAGCTTCAGTTGGTGGTAGTGTAGAAATACTATCATGA
- the secY gene encoding preprotein translocase subunit SecY — translation MNSKFAFDSLGSTLLYKTDLLKRIFFTLMALVCYRLGTYVPIPGINLDIINDIFPKESSGIFGVFNLFSGGALARMTILALNVMPYIVASIVMQLLSSAVKGINEIKNDGELGRRKMNSYIRYMTIVFCIFQSITILIGLERMNREGVLVVVEPGIMFRTIGVFSLLGGTIFLIWLGERISVSGIGNGISLIIFTGITSELHNALSSLLTLNKNGSMSFFITLFVIALFFLLLLLVIFIESSYRKVIVQYPKKQFKKLHNDDFTYIPLKINLSGVIPTIFANAILLTPISIANFYKGHAIADFILNYFMANKVMYIITYLILIVLFNFFYTNFIFNPEENADFLRKNGGFIPGRGPGKHTSDYLQDIVFKLTFIGSAYLVVICTIPEIMRYRYDIPFIFGGTSLLIIVNVITDTIMQVQSYVFSNRYDSWIKKYESKTRRLK, via the coding sequence ATGAACAGTAAATTTGCATTTGATAGTTTGGGTTCTACGTTATTATATAAAACTGATTTACTAAAGCGCATATTTTTTACGCTGATGGCTTTAGTTTGTTATCGTTTAGGCACTTATGTTCCTATTCCTGGAATTAATCTTGATATAATCAATGATATATTTCCAAAAGAGAGTTCTGGTATTTTTGGAGTATTTAATTTATTTTCTGGTGGCGCTTTAGCTAGAATGACGATCTTGGCGTTAAACGTTATGCCATACATAGTTGCATCCATAGTTATGCAATTATTGTCTTCTGCCGTTAAAGGAATCAATGAAATTAAAAATGACGGAGAGTTGGGACGTCGAAAGATGAACTCTTATATACGCTATATGACTATAGTGTTTTGTATCTTTCAATCAATTACGATCTTAATAGGGTTAGAAAGAATGAATAGAGAAGGGGTATTAGTTGTAGTTGAACCTGGTATTATGTTTCGTACTATAGGTGTCTTTAGCCTTTTAGGTGGAACTATATTTTTAATATGGCTTGGTGAGCGGATCAGTGTGAGCGGTATAGGCAATGGTATCTCATTAATCATTTTTACTGGCATAACATCTGAATTACATAATGCTTTATCATCTCTGCTAACATTAAATAAAAATGGTAGTATGTCGTTTTTCATTACCCTTTTTGTTATAGCATTGTTTTTTTTACTGCTCCTTTTAGTCATTTTTATAGAATCTTCTTATAGAAAGGTAATTGTTCAATATCCCAAAAAACAGTTTAAAAAATTACATAATGATGATTTTACTTACATTCCATTGAAGATCAATTTATCTGGTGTAATACCAACTATTTTTGCTAACGCAATTTTATTAACGCCTATTTCAATTGCAAATTTCTATAAAGGTCATGCCATTGCTGATTTTATTTTAAACTACTTTATGGCAAATAAAGTGATGTACATTATAACTTACTTAATACTCATAGTACTTTTTAATTTTTTCTATACCAATTTTATATTTAATCCAGAGGAAAATGCTGATTTTCTTAGGAAAAATGGTGGTTTTATTCCTGGTAGAGGGCCTGGAAAACATACTTCTGATTATCTTCAAGATATAGTTTTTAAATTAACATTTATTGGGTCTGCGTATTTGGTGGTAATATGTACTATACCTGAAATTATGAGGTATCGTTATGATATACCATTTATTTTTGGTGGGACGAGCTTGCTGATTATAGTTAACGTTATTACTGATACTATTATGCAAGTACAATCTTATGTTTTTTCAAATAGGTACGATAGTTGGATAAAGAAATATGAGTCTAAAACAAGGAGACTAAAGTGA
- a CDS encoding adenylate kinase family protein — protein MIITIFGPPGSGKGTQSSLLIAKYNFKLVSVGDLLRNIISSGSKLGKEIKDTVESGNLIQDEVICKLLCDQLALIDGDFLLDGFPRNLNQAHFLTQVLQKRCNRDVDLVIELQLDDNIAIDRLKDRLTCLDCKSIYSISSFKNTTCAKCKSTRLEKRIDDANMLAINKRIREYHFQMKGLREYYKGKLLTINANLSVDRVMQEIESKISCNLI, from the coding sequence GTGATTATTACAATTTTTGGTCCTCCTGGCTCTGGTAAGGGTACTCAGTCCAGTTTGTTAATAGCAAAGTATAATTTTAAATTAGTTTCAGTAGGAGATTTATTAAGGAATATTATATCTAGTGGGAGTAAATTAGGTAAAGAAATAAAGGATACTGTTGAATCTGGTAATTTAATTCAAGATGAAGTTATATGTAAATTATTGTGTGACCAGCTTGCATTAATAGATGGTGATTTTTTGTTAGATGGTTTTCCAAGAAATTTAAATCAAGCTCATTTTTTAACTCAAGTTTTGCAAAAAAGATGTAATAGGGATGTTGATCTTGTAATTGAGTTGCAGCTTGACGATAATATTGCAATTGATAGATTAAAAGATCGTCTTACTTGTTTGGATTGTAAAAGTATATATAGTATATCTTCTTTTAAAAATACTACTTGTGCTAAATGTAAAAGTACGAGATTGGAGAAGAGAATTGATGATGCTAATATGCTTGCAATTAATAAGAGGATAAGAGAATATCATTTTCAGATGAAGGGTTTGCGCGAGTATTATAAGGGCAAGTTGTTAACAATTAACGCTAATTTGAGTGTTGATAGAGTAATGCAAGAGATTGAAAGTAAAATTTCTTGTAATTTGATTTGA
- the rpsM gene encoding 30S ribosomal protein S13, whose protein sequence is MARIAGINVPVKKCIPFALTYIHGIGITTANIICRSCKIDERKRVSELQDEDIEKISSFIRQKYVIEGELRKKVAMDIKSLMEIGCYRGSRHRKGLPVRGQRTHTNAKTRKGRSKLPIAGKK, encoded by the coding sequence GTGGCACGTATTGCAGGCATAAATGTTCCAGTGAAGAAGTGTATTCCTTTTGCATTAACTTATATACATGGTATAGGTATTACTACTGCGAATATAATTTGTCGTAGCTGTAAAATTGATGAGCGTAAGCGTGTTTCAGAATTACAAGATGAAGATATAGAGAAAATTAGTAGTTTTATTAGGCAAAAATATGTCATAGAGGGTGAGCTCAGAAAAAAAGTGGCTATGGATATAAAATCTTTAATGGAAATCGGTTGCTATAGAGGATCAAGGCATAGAAAAGGTTTGCCTGTGAGGGGACAAAGAACCCATACTAATGCTAAAACTCGTAAAGGCAGATCTAAATTGCCTATTGCTGGGAAAAAATAA
- the rpsK gene encoding 30S ribosomal protein S11, whose translation MKKVKTVGKNTKRFITGIVHIRATFNNTFVNVTDVCGNTLYQTSVGACGFSGSRKSTPYAAGKVADSAAKKVIERFGMKVVSVIIRGPGFGAEAAVKALRNCGLTVTSIADKTAIPHNGCRLRKKRRV comes from the coding sequence ATGAAAAAAGTTAAAACGGTTGGTAAGAATACAAAAAGGTTTATTACTGGTATTGTCCATATTCGTGCAACTTTTAATAATACTTTTGTAAATGTGACTGATGTTTGTGGTAATACGCTTTACCAGACTTCTGTTGGTGCATGTGGTTTTTCTGGTTCGAGAAAATCCACACCTTATGCTGCAGGTAAGGTTGCCGATTCTGCTGCGAAGAAAGTAATAGAGAGATTTGGTATGAAGGTTGTTTCTGTAATAATTCGTGGTCCTGGTTTTGGTGCAGAAGCTGCAGTTAAAGCACTTCGGAATTGTGGATTGACTGTCACTTCAATTGCAGATAAAACGGCGATACCTCATAATGGGTGTAGATTAAGGAAAAAAAGAAGAGTATAG
- a CDS encoding DNA-directed RNA polymerase subunit alpha, translating to MYYSDSVSFCGNLDRLTKPNAIKVISGDSSKKSDIVLEPLESGFALTLGHALRRVMLSSLRGSAVYGIKIEGVNHEFTSIQGVREDITDIALNMGMLRCKLNNTSNKCLNLSAKGPCQVLAGMIETDDQCSIVNKDLVICTLGQDVELNVTIYVGSGKGYLSVNKYKENEFLKFMNEQDLIGFIPINALYSPVERVSYKVENSRVGQVTDKDKLILSIETDGTISPSQAIDYAARILQEQLRPFVTSSISDKRSRVSLSGDAKGLGYDPVLLRKVEELELSVRSHNCLKNENIVYIGDLVSKTESELLRTANFGRKSLNEIKEVLRSLGLSLGMNIPNWPPKDIDELAKQHTEED from the coding sequence ATGTATTATAGTGATAGTGTTTCTTTCTGTGGAAATTTAGATAGATTAACTAAGCCTAATGCGATTAAGGTAATATCAGGTGATTCAAGTAAAAAAAGTGATATAGTTCTAGAACCTTTGGAAAGTGGTTTTGCTTTAACGTTGGGTCATGCATTAAGGCGTGTAATGTTGTCTTCTCTTCGCGGTAGTGCTGTTTATGGAATAAAAATTGAAGGCGTGAATCATGAATTTACTTCGATCCAAGGAGTTAGGGAAGACATAACTGATATAGCATTAAATATGGGCATGTTGAGATGTAAGCTAAATAACACGTCTAATAAGTGCTTAAATTTGAGCGCTAAAGGGCCTTGTCAAGTATTAGCTGGAATGATAGAAACTGATGACCAATGCTCTATTGTTAATAAAGATTTGGTGATATGTACACTAGGTCAAGATGTGGAGCTTAACGTTACTATATATGTTGGTAGTGGAAAAGGTTATCTTTCTGTAAATAAATATAAAGAAAATGAATTTTTAAAGTTTATGAATGAACAAGATTTAATTGGCTTTATTCCGATTAATGCTTTATATAGTCCTGTCGAGAGGGTTTCGTATAAGGTAGAGAATAGTCGTGTTGGTCAAGTTACTGATAAAGATAAGCTGATATTGTCAATTGAAACTGATGGTACAATCTCTCCAAGTCAGGCTATTGACTATGCTGCAAGAATATTACAGGAGCAATTGCGGCCTTTTGTTACTTCTAGTATAAGTGATAAAAGATCGAGGGTTTCTTTATCTGGTGATGCTAAAGGTTTGGGGTATGATCCTGTTTTATTGCGTAAAGTAGAGGAACTGGAATTATCTGTTAGGTCTCACAACTGCCTGAAAAATGAAAATATTGTTTATATAGGTGATCTTGTATCGAAGACAGAGAGTGAATTATTAAGGACTGCTAATTTTGGCAGAAAGTCTTTAAATGAAATTAAGGAAGTTTTAAGGAGTTTAGGCTTGTCTTTGGGTATGAATATACCAAATTGGCCACCTAAAGATATAGATGAACTAGCTAAACAACATACTGAGGAGGATTAG
- the rplQ gene encoding 50S ribosomal protein L17, whose translation MKHGVKKSKLSRCTEHRLSMLKNLSISLINHEQIVTTLPKAKALRPYVEKFITIAKNNDSLHGRRLLLSRLHNSKLVVDKLLSVLANRYQDRKGGYSRIIKFGTRKGDCAPMAVIELVDRDISAKGEIYSKNKKGSKVVTQS comes from the coding sequence ATGAAACATGGAGTAAAAAAAAGTAAATTGTCTCGTTGTACCGAGCATAGGTTATCAATGTTAAAGAATCTATCTATCTCGTTAATTAATCATGAGCAGATTGTAACTACTTTACCAAAGGCTAAAGCACTTCGTCCATATGTGGAAAAGTTTATTACAATTGCTAAGAATAACGATTCTTTACATGGTAGGAGGCTTTTGCTTTCACGTCTTCATAATAGTAAGTTAGTAGTTGATAAGTTATTAAGCGTTCTAGCTAATCGTTATCAAGACCGTAAAGGTGGATATTCTAGAATAATAAAATTTGGTACTCGAAAGGGTGATTGCGCTCCAATGGCAGTGATAGAGCTAGTTGATAGAGATATTTCAGCAAAAGGTGAGATTTATAGTAAAAATAAAAAAGGAAGCAAAGTGGTTACACAAAGCTAA
- a CDS encoding YraN family protein, which yields MVNRLRYFVGYFGELLVSIYLKLKFYNVIKRRFRCKLGEIDLIVSKKRELIFIEVKTSLFGKEVPISHFQCQSIINSSKYFLSKNLDFLDYSVRYDLCFLSLKRRPIYIKNAWIEEW from the coding sequence ATGGTAAATAGGTTACGCTATTTTGTAGGTTACTTTGGAGAATTGTTAGTTTCGATATATTTAAAGCTGAAATTCTATAATGTTATAAAACGTCGCTTCCGTTGTAAGTTGGGTGAAATTGACTTAATTGTATCTAAAAAAAGGGAGCTGATTTTTATAGAAGTTAAAACAAGTTTATTTGGAAAAGAAGTACCGATATCTCATTTTCAGTGTCAGTCTATTATAAATTCTTCTAAATATTTCTTAAGTAAAAATCTTGATTTTTTAGATTATTCAGTCAGATATGATTTATGTTTTCTTTCCTTAAAGAGAAGGCCTATTTATATAAAAAATGCTTGGATTGAGGAATGGTAG
- the atpH gene encoding ATP synthase F1 subunit delta: protein MKNNNLVSSYARALFHVSGSRLGIIRKEVEFLLAFFKDQSDVFVYLSHPMVSLVHKKEAILSINENLSENLVKFIMVTLANKRSRLLILILEKFLNLVRESENELEITIKSAEVLKKPDIKIITESLNFLGKIIKVSNVVDPSILGGFVVRYGFNLIDASLKSYLDRLVDLSKMEMLKIRNCI, encoded by the coding sequence ATGAAAAACAATAATTTAGTTTCATCTTATGCTAGAGCACTGTTTCATGTCTCAGGAAGCAGATTAGGTATTATAAGAAAAGAAGTAGAATTTTTGTTAGCTTTTTTTAAAGATCAAAGTGATGTTTTTGTGTACCTATCTCATCCTATGGTTTCTCTTGTGCACAAAAAAGAAGCGATACTTTCTATAAATGAGAACTTGAGTGAAAACTTAGTCAAATTTATTATGGTTACACTTGCAAACAAGCGCTCCCGTTTATTAATCCTTATATTAGAAAAATTCTTAAATCTTGTAAGGGAAAGTGAAAACGAATTGGAAATTACTATAAAATCAGCAGAGGTTTTAAAGAAACCTGATATAAAAATAATTACTGAATCTTTGAACTTTCTTGGTAAAATAATAAAAGTCAGTAATGTGGTTGATCCTTCTATACTAGGTGGCTTCGTAGTTAGGTATGGTTTTAACTTGATTGATGCTTCGCTTAAGAGTTATTTGGATAGATTGGTTGATTTGAGTAAAATGGAAATGTTGAAAATAAGGAATTGTATATGA
- the atpA gene encoding F0F1 ATP synthase subunit alpha, which yields MKNSINASEVVNIIKEKVETFDNPIKRENIGEVISVTDGITLVYGLEKAKFGEKVSFASGVEGIVLDLDHDTAGIVVLGNDRDVKEGDVVKCSGDVVQVPVGHELLGRVVNALGDPIDDGGEIRAKNKMYIESKAPGIIDRKSVHEPLQTGIKIIDLLIPIGRGQRELIIGDRQIGKTTIAIDTIINQKKINDEVNENQKIYCVYVAIGQKISTVAKVVNKLKESGALEYTTVVVASASDCAPMQFLAPYTGCTIGEFFRDNGMHCLVVYDDLSKHAVAYRQMSLLLRRPPGREAYPGDIFYVHSRLLERAAKMSDEKGQGSLTALPIIETQAGDVSAYVPTNVISITDGQIFLESELFHKGFRPAVNIGLSVSRVGSAAQLKSVKKVAGSIKLSLAQYRELEDFAKFGSDLDATVQLSLNKGKYLIELLKQKQHSPMSIEEQVLLMYIFSNLYSQLSKVQVSNINRFECDLINYFQTVHPGVLKKLSGDMNDDIKDDIVGIVSDFVTQFNCV from the coding sequence ATGAAGAATAGCATAAATGCCTCTGAAGTAGTAAACATAATAAAAGAGAAGGTTGAGACATTTGATAATCCTATAAAACGAGAAAATATAGGTGAAGTAATTTCAGTAACGGATGGTATCACATTGGTCTATGGGCTAGAAAAAGCAAAGTTTGGTGAAAAGGTATCTTTTGCAAGCGGTGTAGAAGGAATAGTTCTTGATTTAGATCATGATACAGCTGGAATAGTTGTGCTTGGCAATGACCGTGATGTAAAAGAAGGGGACGTTGTAAAATGTAGTGGCGACGTTGTACAGGTGCCTGTAGGTCATGAATTATTAGGGAGAGTTGTAAATGCATTAGGCGATCCTATAGACGATGGCGGAGAAATTAGAGCCAAGAACAAAATGTATATAGAATCTAAAGCGCCAGGTATTATTGACCGTAAATCTGTGCATGAACCTCTGCAGACAGGAATTAAAATTATAGATTTGTTGATTCCTATAGGTAGAGGGCAACGTGAATTAATTATTGGTGATAGACAAATTGGTAAAACCACTATTGCGATTGATACTATTATCAATCAGAAGAAGATTAATGATGAGGTAAACGAAAATCAAAAAATTTACTGTGTTTATGTTGCTATTGGACAAAAAATTTCGACGGTAGCAAAAGTGGTGAATAAGCTAAAAGAAAGTGGAGCATTAGAGTATACAACCGTAGTTGTGGCTAGCGCATCTGACTGCGCGCCTATGCAATTTTTAGCACCTTATACCGGTTGCACTATTGGAGAATTTTTCCGTGATAATGGAATGCATTGCTTGGTGGTATATGATGATTTATCTAAGCATGCTGTGGCATATAGGCAGATGTCCTTATTGCTCAGACGTCCTCCTGGTCGTGAAGCTTATCCTGGAGATATATTCTATGTACACTCTCGCTTGCTTGAAAGAGCTGCCAAAATGTCTGATGAAAAAGGACAGGGATCTTTGACTGCTTTGCCGATTATTGAGACTCAGGCTGGTGATGTATCTGCATATGTGCCAACTAATGTGATTTCAATTACCGATGGACAAATTTTTCTTGAGTCTGAATTGTTTCACAAAGGATTTCGCCCTGCAGTGAATATAGGTTTATCGGTTTCTCGGGTTGGCTCTGCTGCACAATTGAAATCTGTGAAAAAAGTTGCTGGTTCTATAAAGCTGAGTTTGGCCCAATATAGAGAACTGGAAGACTTTGCTAAATTTGGTTCTGATCTTGATGCTACTGTTCAATTGTCCTTAAACAAAGGTAAATACCTTATTGAATTATTAAAGCAAAAACAGCATTCACCTATGTCAATAGAAGAACAAGTATTGCTTATGTATATCTTTTCTAATCTGTATAGTCAATTAAGTAAGGTACAGGTGAGCAACATCAATAGGTTCGAGTGTGATCTTATCAATTATTTTCAAACTGTTCACCCTGGAGTTTTAAAAAAGTTGTCAGGTGACATGAATGATGATATAAAAGATGATATTGTTGGTATTGTGAGTGATTTTGTCACTCAATTTAATTGCGTTTAG